One Terriglobia bacterium genomic region harbors:
- a CDS encoding enoyl-CoA hydratase/isomerase family protein, producing the protein MAATTATETKTLVNYRVEDGVAVIELCDPPANTYTYEMNRQLDECILKARMDNDVYVLLLTGAGDKFFSAGANIKMLSSVDPTFKYYFCLHANEMLLRLEHTPKLVIAAINGHCVGGGLEIAMAADLRIARRDSGKIGLPEINLGVLPGTGGTQRLSRMVGKSKAIELMVTGNTFTFEEAKEMGIINDIYERDNFMGNVMEYARQFTPPNKAAKAVGNIKRSVQTGWEIPMESALAVERELQQRLFASDDAKEGLAAYVDKRPATFKAK; encoded by the coding sequence ATGGCTGCAACCACAGCAACTGAAACCAAGACGCTGGTCAATTATCGCGTGGAAGACGGCGTGGCCGTCATCGAACTGTGCGATCCGCCGGCCAATACCTACACCTATGAAATGAACCGGCAACTGGACGAGTGCATCCTGAAGGCGCGCATGGACAATGACGTGTACGTGCTGCTGCTGACCGGCGCGGGCGACAAATTCTTCTCCGCCGGCGCCAACATTAAGATGCTTTCCTCGGTGGACCCCACCTTTAAGTATTACTTCTGCCTGCATGCCAATGAAATGCTGCTGCGCCTGGAGCACACACCCAAGCTGGTGATTGCCGCCATCAACGGCCACTGCGTGGGCGGCGGACTGGAAATCGCCATGGCCGCGGACCTGCGCATCGCGCGCCGCGATTCCGGCAAGATCGGCCTGCCGGAAATCAACCTGGGCGTTCTGCCTGGCACCGGCGGCACCCAGCGCCTGAGCCGCATGGTGGGCAAGAGCAAAGCCATTGAGCTCATGGTCACCGGCAACACCTTCACCTTTGAAGAAGCCAAAGAGATGGGCATCATCAACGACATTTACGAGCGCGACAACTTTATGGGCAACGTCATGGAGTACGCGCGCCAGTTCACGCCTCCCAACAAAGCCGCCAAGGCCGTGGGCAACATCAAGCGCTCGGTCCAGACGGGATGGGAGATTCCCATGGAGTCCGCGCTGGCGGTGGAGCGCGAACTGCAACAGCGCCTGTTCGCCAGCGACGACGCCAAGGAAGGCCTGGCCGCGTACGTGGACAAGAGACCAGCAACGTTTAAAGCAAAGTGA
- a CDS encoding TetR/AcrR family transcriptional regulator encodes MAQSHIEIPSPAPALPGRKAAHGRRPAADTAADTRFDRQLARLLQHAARIFCDKGYEGASMRDLSRAAGMSLAGLYHYFASKEELLYLIQKHTFETIIANLRVRLEKSADPEERIRIFIENHLEYSLANKEAMKVLTHEDDTLKNEHGAEVRAIKREYYRICLDLLEDLRKAKGLQFSGRLAVLSLFGMINWIYTWHNPRVDADAGELARGMGDLFLSGVLAGKAKRKNSEAKNSETRP; translated from the coding sequence ATGGCCCAGTCCCACATTGAAATCCCGTCACCCGCACCGGCTTTGCCGGGCCGGAAGGCGGCGCATGGCCGCCGGCCCGCCGCGGATACGGCTGCGGACACGCGTTTTGACCGCCAGCTAGCCCGCTTGCTGCAGCACGCCGCGCGCATCTTCTGCGACAAAGGTTACGAAGGCGCTTCCATGCGCGATCTCTCCCGCGCCGCCGGCATGTCCCTGGCCGGGCTGTATCATTATTTTGCGTCCAAGGAAGAGTTGCTGTACCTGATCCAGAAGCACACGTTTGAGACCATCATCGCCAACCTGCGCGTGCGCCTGGAAAAGTCAGCCGACCCGGAAGAGCGCATCCGCATCTTTATTGAGAACCACCTGGAATATTCCCTGGCCAACAAAGAGGCCATGAAGGTGCTCACCCACGAGGACGACACGCTCAAGAACGAGCACGGCGCTGAAGTGCGGGCCATCAAGCGCGAGTATTACCGCATCTGTCTGGACCTGCTGGAAGATTTGCGCAAGGCCAAAGGACTACAATTCTCCGGACGGCTGGCCGTGCTCAGCCTGTTTGGCATGATCAACTGGATCTACACCTGGCACAACCCGCGCGTGGATGCCGATGCCGGCGAACTGGCCCGCGGGATGGGCGACCTCTTCCTGAGCGGCGTGCTGGCCGGCAAGGCAAAACGGAAGAATTCTGAAGCGAAAAATTCTGAAACAAGGCCCTGA